A stretch of the Flavobacterium sp. 5 genome encodes the following:
- a CDS encoding heme-binding protein, whose protein sequence is MALEQNNPLANLNLSGLNKLEAKTTNKTAKLSLKSAVLESAPISQPVDLGVLESLIGTWVGPGFNLIEVPNMNQAKPGPPPVDKFKIILNSTAETFTFSSIGGDIINRGNAQSDITFMGLHYLQQVDDVNLPSGQNGIHLETGLFLNLPSGTDPVVQPSIARLGSIPHGDSILAQGTFFTVDGPPVFEVADPTPFFIVNGKRVNDTSDTYLSQLRNAIAPPGIPQDVIMNPNILLENAIKEQNIIKTVVIFLDANPVDGVATPGATGPVGGITNIPFVNVNANANSLSAIFWIETVQNADGTTFLQLQYTQTVILDFPVFAPDGSVVEIKWPHISVATLLLQ, encoded by the coding sequence ATGGCTTTAGAACAAAACAATCCGTTAGCAAATCTAAACCTGTCTGGTTTAAATAAATTAGAAGCAAAAACAACTAATAAAACTGCAAAATTAAGTTTAAAAAGTGCGGTATTAGAAAGTGCCCCAATTAGTCAGCCGGTTGATCTAGGTGTATTAGAATCACTTATTGGTACCTGGGTTGGTCCAGGATTTAATTTGATTGAAGTGCCAAATATGAATCAGGCAAAACCAGGTCCGCCACCAGTAGACAAATTCAAAATCATATTAAATTCGACTGCAGAAACATTTACCTTTTCTTCTATTGGAGGTGATATTATTAATCGCGGTAATGCACAATCAGATATTACATTTATGGGTTTGCATTATTTACAGCAAGTAGATGATGTTAATCTTCCAAGCGGTCAAAATGGAATTCACTTAGAAACTGGTTTATTCCTAAACCTTCCTAGTGGTACAGATCCTGTTGTACAACCAAGTATTGCCAGATTAGGTTCAATACCGCATGGTGATTCAATTTTAGCTCAGGGAACTTTTTTTACTGTAGATGGACCTCCAGTATTTGAGGTTGCAGATCCTACTCCTTTTTTTATTGTAAATGGTAAGAGAGTTAATGATACAAGCGATACCTATTTATCACAATTAAGAAATGCTATTGCTCCTCCAGGTATTCCTCAAGACGTAATCATGAATCCAAATATACTTCTTGAAAATGCCATTAAAGAACAAAATATTATCAAAACGGTAGTTATCTTTTTAGATGCTAATCCTGTAGATGGTGTTGCAACTCCAGGCGCAACTGGTCCAGTTGGGGGTATTACAAATATTCCTTTTGTAAATGTAAATGCAAATGCCAATAGTTTATCAGCAATTTTCTGGATAGAAACGGTACAAAATGCAGACGGAACTACCTTCCTTCAATTACAATATACACAAACCGTGATTCTTGATTTTCCAGTTTTTGCTCCAGAT
- a CDS encoding putative quinol monooxygenase codes for MYYPLTGKWTILPGNEVKATEALKKLAQDVQANEPETLLYMVHIPNFNAKSLPTPPEGEIIFWEVYEDENAFLKHINGPLFTTFVKNYGELFLSDFNTPPKIYMTAEILTTIEGFSRKAL; via the coding sequence ATGTATTACCCTCTCACTGGAAAATGGACAATCTTACCTGGAAATGAGGTAAAAGCCACTGAAGCTTTAAAAAAACTTGCGCAGGATGTGCAAGCAAACGAGCCTGAAACACTATTGTATATGGTGCATATTCCAAACTTTAATGCAAAAAGTCTCCCTACACCACCAGAAGGTGAAATTATTTTTTGGGAAGTTTATGAAGACGAAAATGCATTTTTAAAACATATAAATGGTCCACTTTTTACAACGTTTGTAAAAAACTATGGTGAATTATTCTTAAGTGATTTCAATACTCCTCCAAAGATTTACATGACCGCTGAGATATTGACAACAATTGAAGGATTTAGCAGAAAAGCACTTTAA
- a CDS encoding ferritin-like protein has translation MENKLFQKNNPNRQKLIKPIADLDINEEVASISLEKASFVKNEMPTMLKKMSVKDVKNYVKDIKHLQDCLRTALQLELSTIPPYLCGLYTIKEGSNVEAGALIRSVVVEEMLHMVLVSNILNAITDPKTIKKGEKLFNVKDIIPVYPTPLPGGIIPEVPKGSPPFEVQLLKFSREALDEFSTIERPSNPKAKITGHFDSIGQFYEAIRYGLLRLNETTPGGIFIGDPTRQITPEHYYGSGGKITQVITYEDAEEAIGEIVGQGEGIDGTISTEQVMFGEDIEYAHYFKFQEISYGRMYSANDTNFQMPVKSVPTGRPFTVSWSSVYNMKANPKMKDYEHNPELMSKAIEFNKVYVQLLNGINDAVSGEPDLLIKGITVMYDLKYKALELLNIPLGNGECAGPTFEYVEL, from the coding sequence ATGGAAAATAAATTATTTCAAAAAAACAATCCAAATCGTCAAAAACTAATTAAACCAATTGCCGATTTAGACATTAACGAAGAAGTTGCATCAATTTCTTTAGAGAAAGCCTCTTTTGTAAAAAATGAAATGCCAACAATGTTAAAAAAAATGTCTGTAAAAGATGTAAAAAATTACGTCAAAGACATTAAACATCTTCAGGATTGTCTTAGAACCGCATTGCAACTTGAACTATCTACAATTCCACCTTATTTATGTGGACTTTACACCATTAAAGAAGGCTCAAATGTTGAGGCTGGAGCCCTCATCCGAAGTGTGGTTGTTGAAGAAATGCTTCACATGGTACTCGTATCAAATATTCTTAATGCCATAACCGATCCTAAAACTATAAAAAAAGGAGAAAAACTTTTTAATGTTAAAGATATCATTCCAGTTTATCCTACTCCACTTCCAGGCGGTATAATACCCGAAGTTCCTAAAGGATCACCTCCTTTTGAAGTTCAGCTGCTTAAGTTTTCAAGAGAAGCATTAGATGAATTTTCTACTATCGAAAGACCTTCTAATCCTAAAGCCAAAATTACTGGACATTTTGATAGTATAGGGCAATTTTATGAAGCGATCCGTTATGGTTTACTCCGTTTAAACGAAACAACTCCTGGCGGAATATTTATTGGAGATCCTACACGTCAAATTACTCCAGAACATTATTATGGAAGCGGCGGTAAGATCACTCAAGTAATCACTTATGAAGATGCAGAAGAAGCTATTGGAGAAATCGTGGGACAAGGTGAAGGTATCGATGGTACTATTTCAACTGAGCAAGTCATGTTTGGCGAAGATATTGAATATGCTCATTACTTTAAATTCCAAGAAATAAGTTATGGACGCATGTACAGTGCCAATGATACAAATTTTCAAATGCCTGTAAAAAGTGTTCCAACTGGTCGTCCCTTTACAGTAAGCTGGTCATCAGTCTATAATATGAAAGCCAATCCAAAGATGAAAGATTACGAACATAATCCTGAATTAATGTCAAAAGCAATTGAATTCAACAAGGTATATGTTCAACTTCTTAACGGAATAAACGATGCAGTTAGTGGAGAACCAGACCTTCTTATTAAAGGAATCACAGTAATGTATGACCTAAAATACAAAGCTTTGGAATTATTAAATATTCCGTTAGGAAATGGAGAATGTGCAGGTCCAACATTTGAATATGTTGAACTTTAA
- a CDS encoding GMC family oxidoreductase has translation MENNYDVVIVGSGIAGSIIAKVLTNAGKKVLMLEAGLSAGIAMDQEANFKNYQDYLNTFYTAPIKVPNSPYPNIKDAPSIDVLDIEIIKKNKPSTKGYLVQMGPIPFASDNTRAPGGTTLHWLGTTLRMLPNDFKMKSKYGVGVDWPIKYEDMSRYYQMAENEIGVSGNVQDQNYPIEQKSIFGKDYVYPMKGIPTSYLDGVMKKVIDKNNKIVLNDKTYELYCISTPQGRNSIPNPDYDINGVEWNQATKTLDIIKTESGDYNPVGSNWDPYTGQRCEGNASCVPICPVQAKYNALKTFRKCDMGNLTVKTQAVASKLLINETSNWINGVEYKTYINGSSSEYETHVAKGTLYVMAASAIENAKLLLASGAANSSDQVGRNLMDHMTVLRWGLSKDPIYPYRGPGSTTNIPTFRDGEFRKNHAAWILPLDNWGWAWPTASPGTDVINAVNEGIIGKKLRAKIEETVTRQFFTHFECEQAPDPDNRVTIDPTYKDNIGNYRPVIHYKATEYMLKAFEATGIVSDQMFSQCDIEDFTEYKPGQDADYVTYKGKGYTFAGAGHIVGTHRMGFTKEDSVVDSNMRTWDHENLFLVGCGNMPTLGTSNPTLTMSALTFKAAEAILKQLEQ, from the coding sequence ATGGAAAATAATTATGATGTAGTAATTGTTGGCTCTGGAATTGCAGGATCAATAATTGCTAAAGTACTTACCAATGCTGGTAAAAAAGTTCTAATGTTAGAAGCAGGTCTTTCGGCAGGTATTGCAATGGATCAAGAAGCTAATTTTAAAAATTATCAAGATTATCTTAATACTTTTTATACTGCTCCCATAAAAGTTCCCAACTCACCATACCCAAATATCAAAGACGCTCCTTCTATTGATGTACTTGATATAGAAATTATCAAAAAAAACAAACCCTCTACTAAAGGATATTTGGTTCAAATGGGACCGATACCCTTTGCTAGCGACAATACCAGAGCTCCAGGCGGAACCACTTTGCACTGGCTGGGAACAACACTTCGAATGCTGCCAAATGATTTTAAAATGAAATCAAAATACGGTGTTGGTGTAGATTGGCCAATTAAGTATGAAGATATGTCTCGTTATTATCAAATGGCTGAAAATGAAATTGGTGTTTCTGGCAATGTTCAGGATCAAAACTATCCTATTGAACAAAAAAGTATTTTTGGCAAAGACTATGTATATCCGATGAAAGGTATACCAACTAGTTATCTTGATGGTGTAATGAAGAAGGTTATTGACAAAAACAATAAAATTGTACTCAATGATAAGACATACGAATTATATTGTATAAGTACACCACAAGGACGAAATTCAATTCCAAATCCTGATTATGACATTAATGGTGTCGAATGGAATCAAGCTACAAAAACTTTAGATATCATAAAAACCGAATCTGGAGATTATAATCCCGTTGGATCTAATTGGGATCCTTATACTGGTCAACGTTGTGAAGGAAATGCAAGCTGCGTACCTATTTGTCCAGTACAAGCAAAATACAATGCATTAAAGACATTCCGAAAATGTGACATGGGGAATCTTACAGTAAAAACACAAGCTGTAGCTTCCAAATTATTAATTAATGAAACTTCAAACTGGATTAATGGCGTTGAATACAAAACGTATATCAATGGCAGTTCTAGCGAATATGAAACACATGTAGCAAAAGGAACATTATATGTAATGGCAGCCAGCGCTATCGAAAACGCTAAGTTGTTACTAGCTTCTGGAGCTGCAAATAGTAGCGATCAAGTTGGACGCAATTTAATGGACCACATGACAGTTTTGAGATGGGGATTATCCAAAGATCCTATTTATCCATATCGAGGTCCTGGTTCCACAACCAATATTCCAACTTTTAGAGATGGTGAATTTCGTAAAAATCATGCAGCATGGATACTACCTTTAGATAACTGGGGTTGGGCATGGCCAACAGCATCTCCTGGAACTGATGTAATTAATGCTGTCAATGAAGGTATAATCGGTAAAAAACTGCGTGCAAAAATTGAAGAAACTGTGACTAGACAATTCTTTACACACTTTGAATGCGAACAAGCTCCTGATCCTGATAATAGAGTAACTATAGATCCAACATACAAAGATAATATAGGCAATTATAGACCTGTTATTCATTATAAAGCCACAGAATATATGTTGAAGGCATTTGAAGCAACAGGTATTGTTTCTGATCAAATGTTTAGTCAATGTGATATTGAAGATTTTACAGAATACAAACCTGGACAAGATGCTGATTATGTTACTTACAAAGGCAAGGGATACACTTTTGCTGGGGCTGGCCATATTGTAGGAACACATCGAATGGGATTTACAAAAGAAGATTCAGTTGTAGATTCTAATATGCGTACTTGGGATCATGAAAACCTATTCTTAGTAGGCTGCGGTAATATGCCAACTCTTGGAACCTCTAACCCAACTCTAACAATGTCTGCTTTAACTTTTAAAGCAGCTGAAGCTATTCTTAAACAACTTGAACAATAA
- a CDS encoding phospholipase D-like domain-containing protein encodes MIKTSTNPPYNTIDSYKFIERLKNRDEELLQEFEEKGTTKEESFKMFEGRKSLIAIESNENMELRPESIVAHFRPVLLIRDNKIVPEFIGDEVKTWMKRIMEQSAILNTVIPAVGRIEINNNPSYNWVGTGWLVDKDIIVTNRHVATIFTQTRGGFGFKIGFPTGRQTAHLDFLEEDQRSNSLNFEVDSVLWMAENDNNQPDVAFLRLKTPLNGPILPKPIELEESVEEGQVVVTIGYPARDPDFPNLELELQVFNNIFDKKRLAPGEIIKISDVELQHDCSTLGGNSGSAIINLATGKAVGLHFAGIFMKANYAVPASKISELLKKLKAGELSGMKIPSNEIIPVAQPDFVKLQNLTQNDTPGTFSMELNIPLKITIEVGGMNLGTIQSSNIKNLTPIGSTNVSEQALNAARQSLKDWPDIHTIRLGYRFRRGWITDEEVIVVEVLEKKDLLELRKNNTPVIPSEFLGVGVDVRSIDVLDQLQNLNVNINAESVPRSGNYIEPKNLKLEPINENMTAIFHVSPDSGFPNLKKFIARIKKNLTATMYEWDINHISNAIAEAITNVDGNLKMVTQKTGTQEAVEDMKQRLKNRFQHQWASVGTTKLIPKAYHIKVATRDREEFWLSSGNWKDSNQADINPADENSKSKTPLNKHNREWHAIIENKKLASLFEDYINFDFEEAKRVPLEEKAIAEPVFLIIKENALSNNFVPKYFNPLIIKDRKLNIQPLLTPDRDDRGRRMFMVFATSIIQNAKSSISIENQSFTLLEDNNEAFERFFNVLKIKQDEGLVIKIIFRNLEEFHNSNKKVLEELKKIGLDTNTIKVQNKCHTKAIIVDPEDENNAAVLFGSHNLTNSGALFNRDASLLVRDSEVARYFKEIFEFDWNNLAKHDIGDIPTTVNIALHNEAPSVGHYKISLEELLANI; translated from the coding sequence ATGATCAAAACTAGTACAAATCCACCTTATAATACAATAGACAGTTACAAATTCATTGAACGTCTTAAAAACCGTGATGAAGAATTACTCCAAGAATTTGAGGAAAAAGGAACTACAAAAGAAGAAAGCTTTAAGATGTTTGAAGGCAGAAAAAGTCTTATTGCAATTGAATCGAACGAAAACATGGAATTAAGACCCGAATCCATTGTTGCCCACTTCAGACCTGTACTGCTCATTAGAGACAATAAAATAGTTCCCGAATTTATAGGCGATGAAGTAAAAACATGGATGAAAAGAATAATGGAACAATCTGCTATTCTTAATACGGTAATACCAGCAGTTGGAAGGATTGAAATAAATAATAATCCCTCATATAATTGGGTTGGAACAGGTTGGTTGGTCGATAAAGACATCATAGTTACAAATCGTCATGTTGCTACCATATTTACCCAAACTAGAGGTGGGTTCGGATTTAAAATAGGTTTTCCAACTGGAAGACAAACGGCACATTTAGATTTTTTGGAAGAAGACCAGAGAAGCAACAGCCTTAATTTTGAAGTTGACTCTGTATTGTGGATGGCTGAAAATGATAATAATCAACCTGATGTAGCATTCCTTAGACTCAAGACTCCATTAAATGGACCTATACTACCCAAGCCAATCGAATTAGAAGAAAGCGTCGAAGAGGGACAAGTAGTTGTAACTATAGGCTACCCTGCTAGAGACCCTGACTTTCCTAATCTGGAATTAGAATTACAAGTTTTTAATAATATTTTTGATAAAAAAAGATTAGCTCCTGGCGAAATTATAAAAATAAGTGATGTTGAATTACAGCACGATTGTTCAACTCTTGGAGGTAATTCAGGTTCCGCAATAATAAACTTGGCTACTGGTAAAGCAGTTGGCTTGCACTTTGCGGGCATCTTTATGAAAGCTAATTATGCAGTACCTGCTTCAAAAATAAGTGAACTATTAAAAAAATTAAAAGCTGGTGAATTATCTGGAATGAAAATTCCTAGCAATGAAATTATTCCAGTAGCCCAACCAGATTTTGTTAAATTACAAAATCTAACACAAAACGATACACCAGGTACTTTCTCAATGGAATTAAATATTCCTTTAAAAATAACCATTGAAGTTGGAGGTATGAATCTAGGTACAATCCAATCATCAAATATAAAAAACTTAACACCTATAGGTTCAACAAATGTATCAGAACAAGCATTGAACGCTGCAAGACAGTCTCTCAAAGACTGGCCTGATATACATACAATAAGACTTGGTTACCGATTTCGTCGAGGATGGATAACAGATGAAGAGGTAATTGTTGTTGAAGTACTTGAAAAAAAGGATCTTTTAGAGCTAAGGAAAAATAATACTCCAGTTATACCTTCAGAATTCTTAGGTGTGGGAGTAGATGTTCGCTCAATAGATGTTCTAGACCAATTACAAAATTTAAATGTCAATATCAATGCAGAAAGTGTTCCACGCTCTGGCAACTATATAGAACCAAAGAATCTTAAATTAGAACCTATTAATGAAAACATGACTGCCATATTTCATGTCAGTCCCGATTCGGGATTTCCAAACCTCAAAAAATTTATTGCACGTATTAAAAAGAACTTGACTGCCACTATGTACGAGTGGGATATTAATCATATCAGCAACGCTATTGCAGAAGCTATTACCAATGTAGATGGCAATTTAAAAATGGTCACTCAAAAAACAGGAACCCAAGAAGCTGTTGAGGACATGAAACAACGTCTTAAAAATCGGTTTCAACACCAATGGGCATCGGTTGGCACAACAAAACTGATTCCAAAGGCTTATCATATAAAAGTAGCCACACGTGACCGTGAAGAATTTTGGTTAAGCAGTGGGAATTGGAAAGATTCAAATCAAGCAGATATTAATCCCGCAGATGAAAATTCAAAATCAAAAACCCCTCTAAACAAACACAATAGAGAATGGCATGCAATAATAGAAAACAAAAAACTTGCATCACTATTTGAAGATTATATAAATTTTGATTTTGAAGAAGCAAAGCGTGTTCCTCTTGAAGAAAAAGCAATTGCTGAACCTGTTTTTTTAATAATCAAAGAAAATGCTTTGTCCAATAATTTTGTTCCAAAATATTTTAATCCCTTAATTATAAAAGATCGCAAACTTAACATTCAACCATTACTTACTCCTGATCGCGATGATAGAGGAAGAAGAATGTTTATGGTTTTTGCAACATCAATAATACAAAATGCAAAATCTTCAATAAGTATAGAAAATCAATCATTTACTCTACTCGAAGATAATAATGAAGCCTTTGAGCGCTTTTTTAATGTTTTAAAAATAAAACAAGATGAGGGATTGGTTATAAAGATAATTTTTAGAAATCTTGAAGAATTCCATAATAGTAATAAAAAGGTACTGGAAGAATTAAAAAAAATTGGACTTGATACTAATACTATTAAAGTACAGAACAAATGCCATACCAAAGCTATAATTGTTGATCCTGAAGATGAAAATAATGCAGCAGTACTTTTTGGAAGTCATAACCTTACCAACAGCGGTGCTCTTTTTAACAGAGATGCCAGTCTTCTTGTAAGAGATTCCGAAGTCGCGCGTTATTTCAAAGAAATTTTTGAATTTGACTGGAATAATCTTGCTAAACATGACATTGGAGACATTCCTACTACAGTTAATATTGCTTTACATAATGAAGCTCCTTCAGTTGGTCATTATAAAATCTCTCTTGAAGAATTATTAGCTAACATATAA
- a CDS encoding cupin domain-containing protein, whose translation MMTPEEIKIKLQLEPNNEEGGFFASVYQSEILIPNTILPGFPPTNNLRPLSGAIYYFLDQSGCSILHKVTGDMVYHFYSGDPVEMLLLYPEQYPIRTEICIFSNDVLAGGKPMKAIPGGTWLGSRLLTGGNYALMGVTMAPGFSPTDYSIGDRKELIESYPEQKSLIEILTKD comes from the coding sequence ATGATGACTCCAGAAGAAATAAAAATAAAATTGCAATTAGAACCCAATAATGAAGAAGGAGGCTTTTTTGCATCTGTATATCAATCCGAAATCCTAATTCCAAACACTATATTGCCTGGTTTTCCTCCTACCAATAATCTTCGTCCTCTCTCAGGAGCAATTTACTATTTTCTGGACCAATCAGGATGTTCAATATTACATAAGGTAACTGGAGATATGGTATATCACTTTTATAGTGGTGATCCTGTAGAAATGTTATTACTATATCCTGAACAATATCCAATAAGAACAGAAATTTGCATATTCAGTAATGATGTATTAGCTGGAGGTAAACCAATGAAAGCAATACCTGGTGGTACTTGGTTGGGTTCACGATTGTTAACCGGAGGGAATTATGCTCTAATGGGAGTAACTATGGCTCCTGGATTTAGTCCAACCGATTATTCAATTGGTGATAGGAAAGAGCTAATTGAAAGCTATCCTGAACAGAAATCATTAATAGAAATATTAACAAAAGACTAA
- a CDS encoding phytanoyl-CoA dioxygenase family protein, with protein MPWIILEKLWKNALHPSSVPTASNTRTWDTEIKTLYKLGISIEDTLEFLYFEKPDFETFKKWIINRQKNENHELEDVTHKVLSDQDLKFWNKNGYIIIKNAISKKDCEETQQAIWDFLKMDPDKKETWYKRHQNQKGLMLNFSDHETLNKNRFSPRIKKAYEQLYNTTKIYKTIDKVSFNPPETEEFNFLGSSLHWDTSLYQPIPFGLQGLLYLTDCGINDGAFHCVPEFHNKINHWLDNLEPNENPREIALKTLHPKPIIGNAGDFIIWNNKLPHCATPNKGKSPRMVQYLTYLPDDYDTSGEWL; from the coding sequence ATGCCTTGGATTATTCTTGAAAAATTATGGAAAAACGCATTACACCCATCTAGCGTTCCTACCGCAAGTAATACTCGAACTTGGGATACAGAAATTAAAACTTTGTATAAACTGGGCATTAGTATAGAAGATACACTAGAGTTTTTATACTTTGAAAAACCTGATTTTGAAACTTTTAAAAAATGGATCATTAATAGACAGAAAAATGAAAATCATGAATTGGAAGATGTAACTCATAAAGTTCTTTCTGATCAGGATCTCAAATTTTGGAATAAAAACGGTTACATTATTATAAAAAATGCTATTTCAAAAAAAGATTGTGAAGAAACACAACAAGCTATTTGGGATTTTTTAAAAATGGATCCCGACAAAAAAGAAACTTGGTATAAAAGACATCAAAATCAAAAAGGATTAATGCTTAATTTTTCAGATCATGAAACATTAAATAAAAACAGATTTTCTCCAAGGATAAAAAAAGCATATGAACAACTTTACAATACAACCAAAATATACAAAACCATTGACAAAGTAAGTTTTAATCCTCCGGAAACTGAAGAGTTTAATTTTTTAGGAAGCTCTCTCCACTGGGATACTAGTTTATATCAACCCATTCCATTTGGACTCCAAGGACTACTCTATCTCACAGATTGTGGCATTAACGATGGAGCTTTTCATTGCGTACCAGAGTTTCATAACAAAATAAATCACTGGCTAGACAACCTTGAGCCAAACGAAAACCCAAGAGAAATAGCTCTCAAAACATTACATCCCAAGCCTATAATTGGTAATGCTGGTGATTTTATAATCTGGAACAATAAATTACCTCATTGTGCTACTCCAAACAAAGGAAAAAGCCCAAGGATGGTTCAATATCTTACCTACTTACCAGATGATTATGATACTTCTGGAGAATGGTTATAA
- the pgl gene encoding 6-phosphogluconolactonase, with translation MIQIFNNIEDINTKAADIFVQSANKAIQENGKFTVVLTGGSSPAGIYKLLASSNYKTKIDWKNVYVFWGDERWVPLDDDRSNTKMSFDTILNHVPIPKNNIFPMYADSTSPEDFAITYEQTVKSILGEDGKFDLILLGMGDDGHTASLFPGEAVLKEQTKWVVSYRLESQNMHRITLTSPVINKAEKIVVVAFGEKKAHALKEVLHGDYNPNTYPMQLIKPISGELLFLVDKGAAGTEH, from the coding sequence ATGATACAGATATTTAACAATATAGAAGATATTAATACTAAAGCTGCAGACATTTTTGTACAATCTGCCAATAAAGCAATACAGGAAAATGGCAAATTTACTGTAGTACTTACTGGAGGTTCATCTCCTGCAGGTATATACAAACTATTAGCATCATCAAATTACAAAACAAAAATAGACTGGAAGAATGTTTATGTTTTTTGGGGAGATGAACGTTGGGTTCCTCTTGATGATGACCGCAGTAATACAAAAATGTCTTTTGATACTATTCTAAATCATGTTCCTATTCCTAAAAATAACATTTTCCCAATGTATGCGGATAGTACTTCACCCGAAGATTTCGCAATTACATATGAACAAACTGTTAAAAGCATTTTAGGGGAAGACGGAAAATTTGATCTTATCTTACTAGGAATGGGAGACGACGGACATACTGCATCACTTTTCCCTGGAGAAGCTGTCCTAAAAGAACAGACAAAATGGGTAGTTTCATATCGTCTGGAATCTCAGAATATGCATCGAATTACTTTGACTTCTCCAGTAATTAATAAAGCAGAGAAGATTGTCGTAGTTGCATTCGGTGAAAAAAAAGCACATGCTCTTAAAGAAGTACTTCATGGAGATTATAATCCTAATACTTATCCGATGCAGTTAATTAAACCTATTTCGGGAGAATTATTATTTCTTGTTGATAAAGGAGCAGCTGGAACAGAACACTAG